A genomic segment from Triticum dicoccoides isolate Atlit2015 ecotype Zavitan chromosome 1A, WEW_v2.0, whole genome shotgun sequence encodes:
- the LOC119276084 gene encoding probable inactive receptor-like protein kinase At3g56050 gives MGRLCCAAAALLLLLACLSFSLGACSSDAQRGWVNDREEDARPADRRVVQAVHIREALPQPTRYSSKQSTAFPQWPPWPWAPAPTPTPSSPPLQGAGSPSSAPAPSPEVAKPLAVPPRDVEKPAHSITVPPMPATVVAHGAAAVGEPSTEAAGHAPTRRRVYVIAGAGASLLVAISAALFVLCYRSNKVVTVRPWATGLSGQLQKAFVTGVPSLKRSELQAACEDFSNVIGCLSDYMMYKGTLSSGVEIAVISTTTKSGKEWSKHCEAQFRKKITSLSRVNHKNFVNLLGYCQEEQPFTRMMVFEYAPNGTLFDHLHVREDGHLDWPTRLRVAVGIAYCLEHMHQLSPPEILKTLDTSTVYLTDDFAAKIADVFFCSDDASSTRAEMASLQSLLALSDRESVVYSYGMVLLEIMSGRFTASAGGLLEGWAASFLRGERQLRDVMDPGLSWNAPRQAETVNRLDGVIRSCTDREARRRPAMAEVARRLRGITAMPPEAATPKVSPLWWAELEIISTEAT, from the exons GCGTGTAGTCCAGGCGGTACACATCCGAGAAGCTCTGCCACAACCAACCAGGTACAGTTCCAAGCAGTCGACGGCGTTCCCGCAGTGGCCACCCTGGCCATGGGCACCGGCACCGACGCCGACGCCGAGTTCTCCGCCGTTGCAGGGTGCTGGCTCCCCGTCAAGCGCCCCCGCACCGTCGCCGGAGGTCGCCAAGCCTCTGGCAGTGCCGCCTCGGGACGTCGAGAAGCCTGCGCACAGCATCACGGTGCCACCGATGCCAGCCACGGTGGTGGCCCACGGCGCTGCAGCGGTCGGAGAACCGTCGACTGAGGCAGCGGGGCACGCTCCTACCAGGCGGCGTGTCTATGTCATCGCCGGAGCAGGAGCTTCCCTCCTTGTGGCCATTTCGGCGGCGCTGTTCGTCCTGTGCTACCGGTCCAATAAGGTGGTCACCGTCAGGCCGTGGGCGACCGGCCTCAGCGGGCAGCTGCAGAAAGCGTTCGTGACAG GCGTGCCGTCGCTCAAGAGGTCGGAGCTCCAGGCGGCCTGCGAAGATTTCAGCAACGTCATCGGCTGCCTGTCGGATTACATGATGTACAAGGGGACGCTGTCGAGCGGCGTCGAGATCGCCGTCATATCGACGACGACGAAGTCCGGCAAGGAGTGGTCCAAGCACTGCGAAGCCCAGTTCAGGAAAAAG ATAACAAGCCTGTCCAGAGTTAACCACAAGAACTTTGTGAACCTGCTGGGCTACTGCCAGGAAGAGCAGCCGTTCACAAGGATGATGGTGTTCGAGTATGCTCCAAACGGCACCCTCTTCGACCATCTCCATG TGAGGGAAGACGGTCACCTGGACTGGCCGACGAGGCTGCGGGTGGCGGTGGGGATCGCCTACTGCCTGGAGCACATGCACCAGCTGAGCCCGCCAGAGATCCTCAAGACGCTCGACACGTCCACCGTGTACCTGACCGACGACTTCGCGGCCAAGATTGCGGATGTCTTCTTCTGCTCGGACGACGCCTCGTCGACAAGGGCGGAGATGGCGAGCCTGCAGTCCCTCCTGGCTCTGTCCGACAGGGAGAGCGTTGTGTACAGCTACGGCATGGTGCTGCTGGAGATCATGTCCGGCAGGTTCACGGCGTCGGCCGGCGGCCTGCTGGAGGGCTGGGCGGCGAGCTTCCTCCGAGGGGAGAGGCAGCTGAGGGACGTCATGGACCCTGGCCTGAGCTGGAACGCGCCCCGCCAGGCCGAGACCGTCAACAGGCTGGACGGCGTGATACGGTCCTGCACCGACCGGGAGGCGAGGCGGCGACCCGCGATGGCAGAGGTGGCGAGGCGGCTGAGGGGGATCACGGCCATGCCGCCGGAGGCGGCCACCCCCAAGGTGTCGCCGCTGTGGTGGGCTGAGCTGGAGATCATCTCCACCGAAGCCACCTGA